The Macaca fascicularis isolate 582-1 chromosome 11, T2T-MFA8v1.1 genome includes a region encoding these proteins:
- the ETFRF1 gene encoding electron transfer flavoprotein regulatory factor 1 — protein MKMANSLRGEVLKLYKNLLYLGRDYPKGADYFKKRLKNIFLKNKDVKNPEKIKELIAQGEFVMKELEALYFLRKYRAMKQRYYSDTNKTN, from the exons ATGAAAATGGCCAATTCTTTAAGAGGAGAAGTactaaaactttataaaaat CTGCTGTATCTTGGACGAGACTATCCAAAAGGAGCAGACTATTTTAAAAAGCGTTTGAAGaacattttccttaaaaacaaagaTGTGAAGAATCCAGAGAAGATCAAAGAACTTATTGCACAGGGCGAATTTGTAATGAAAGAGCTAGAAGCCTTGTACTTCCTTAGGAAATACAGAGCTATGAAACAACGCTATTATTCAGATACCAACAAAACTAATTGA